One window of the Oikeobacillus pervagus genome contains the following:
- a CDS encoding putative polysaccharide biosynthesis protein, translated as MPYQQREFMKGALILTVAAFVIKVLSAVYRVPFQNIVGDVGFYIYQQVYPFYGIALGLSTFGFPVMISKLVAEKNKREDIRFIISTSFLFISIIGGLLFTFTYFGAPFIAKWMGDSHLTGLIQTISFSFLIMPFVSVIRGFYQGKGQMVPSAVSQVTEQSIRVTTILLLSYILVSHGYSFYLVGKGALLGSILGGLGGMFVLFFYIRQNRFSPSYPKTSSLKRRTIWKRLAFQGILICLSSMILVLYQLVDALNLYFGLVKSGLSPLDAKIEKGIYDRGQPLLQLGTIVATSISLIIVPMIATAFERDHMAAVKKYVQMSLKVSFVVGVGAAIGLVNIMKPINQMLFENTNGSHVLAVFCLSILFSSLILTLSAVLQGVGEFFTPAWAIALGLLLKYVGNQLLITKLGTMGASVSTVLSMLIVSFILWWKIKRKFPLKVFTNEMIKKCLLATMMMTVSIQLWIMMLSYFPFIADDRLHSTFISISSVVIGGIMFVYSVLKSGVFKENELAFLPYGHQLVLISNKIYKRG; from the coding sequence TTGCCTTATCAACAAAGGGAATTTATGAAAGGCGCCCTAATCTTAACAGTGGCTGCTTTCGTTATAAAAGTATTAAGTGCGGTGTATCGTGTCCCCTTTCAAAATATTGTAGGGGATGTTGGATTTTACATATATCAACAAGTGTATCCCTTCTATGGAATTGCATTGGGGTTATCAACATTCGGGTTTCCTGTTATGATCTCCAAGCTGGTTGCAGAGAAAAACAAAAGGGAGGATATTCGATTTATTATTTCGACCTCCTTTCTGTTTATTAGTATAATAGGAGGATTATTATTCACCTTTACCTATTTTGGTGCGCCTTTTATTGCAAAATGGATGGGGGATTCTCATTTAACAGGATTGATTCAGACGATTTCCTTTTCCTTTTTAATCATGCCTTTTGTATCTGTCATTCGTGGCTTTTATCAAGGGAAAGGGCAGATGGTTCCTTCTGCGGTTTCACAAGTAACAGAACAATCGATAAGGGTCACGACGATCCTATTATTATCCTATATTTTAGTCAGTCATGGATATTCCTTTTATTTAGTAGGTAAGGGGGCACTGTTAGGGTCCATTCTGGGGGGACTTGGCGGGATGTTTGTTTTGTTTTTTTATATAAGACAAAATCGTTTTTCCCCTTCTTATCCGAAAACTTCATCGTTAAAACGTAGAACGATATGGAAGCGTTTGGCATTTCAAGGCATACTCATATGTTTATCAAGTATGATCCTTGTTTTATATCAATTAGTCGATGCGCTTAATTTGTATTTTGGCCTCGTAAAATCAGGGCTTTCCCCGTTGGATGCCAAAATTGAAAAGGGAATATATGACCGAGGACAGCCGTTATTACAATTAGGAACGATTGTGGCTACATCGATTTCACTTATTATCGTTCCAATGATTGCCACTGCATTCGAGCGTGATCACATGGCTGCGGTGAAAAAATATGTGCAGATGTCCTTAAAGGTGAGCTTTGTTGTGGGAGTGGGAGCTGCAATAGGCCTTGTAAATATTATGAAGCCGATAAATCAAATGTTGTTCGAAAACACGAATGGTTCTCATGTATTAGCTGTTTTTTGTTTATCCATTTTATTCAGTTCCCTCATTTTGACACTATCGGCTGTATTGCAGGGAGTTGGCGAATTTTTCACTCCTGCCTGGGCAATTGCTTTGGGACTTCTATTGAAGTATGTTGGAAATCAACTATTGATTACAAAATTGGGAACGATGGGAGCTAGTGTATCAACCGTGCTTTCCATGTTAATCGTGAGCTTTATTTTGTGGTGGAAAATCAAGAGGAAATTTCCGTTAAAAGTATTTACGAATGAGATGATCAAGAAATGCCTTCTAGCAACGATGATGATGACGGTCTCCATTCAATTATGGATCATGATGTTATCATATTTCCCATTTATTGCAGATGATCGTCTTCACTCCACGTTTATATCCATTAGCAGCGTGGTAATAGGAGGGATTATGTTTGTTTATTCTGTTTTGAAAAGTGGAGTTTTTAAGGAAAATGAATTGGCTTTCCTTCCATATGGTCATCAATTAGTGCTGATATCAAATAAAATTTACAAAAGAGGATGA
- the mazG gene encoding nucleoside triphosphate pyrophosphohydrolase, with amino-acid sequence MNHTIHITGLGAGSLEQLPLGVYRKIQETPTVFVRTVEHPVIAELMKEGKHFISFDHIYEKHDQFEGVYEEIVDQLMEKAKKEDIVYAVPGHPMVAEKTIQLLLEKEEEGSVVIRIEGGQSFLDALFTSVKVDPIEGFQLLDGTDLKKEDINIKQHVIIAQVYDAFIASEVKLTLMEKYPDDYPVYIVTAAGSMEEKVTKLPLYELDHNIKINNLTSLYVPPIDDEELLYKEFRSLRQIIAELRGPNGCPWDQKQTHQSLKRYLIEESYELIHAIDQDDIDNMIEELGDVLLQVMLHAQIGEDDGMFSIDDVIESISAKMVRRHPHVFGDLEVSNADEVVKNWAIIKEREKGSTETSILDKVIKGQPAIMVAHEYQKACSKVGFDWDHVQGALDKVLEEWQEFIVEAQNGHKENQIMEFGDVLFALVNVARFYNIHPEEALIKVNQKFYRRFSYVEKRVKESGRDFKQFTLEEMDEFWNEAKKKGL; translated from the coding sequence ATGAATCATACTATACACATCACAGGGTTAGGTGCAGGTAGTTTGGAGCAATTGCCACTTGGGGTCTATCGGAAAATTCAGGAAACACCTACCGTATTCGTTCGAACAGTGGAACACCCTGTAATAGCTGAGTTAATGAAAGAAGGGAAGCATTTCATTAGCTTTGACCATATATATGAAAAGCATGATCAATTTGAAGGGGTATACGAGGAGATTGTTGACCAATTAATGGAGAAGGCCAAAAAGGAAGATATCGTATATGCCGTCCCGGGACATCCAATGGTTGCGGAAAAGACCATCCAATTATTGTTGGAAAAAGAAGAAGAAGGATCCGTTGTTATCCGGATAGAAGGAGGACAAAGTTTTCTTGATGCCCTATTTACGTCTGTGAAAGTGGACCCAATTGAAGGATTTCAATTATTGGATGGAACTGATTTAAAAAAAGAAGATATTAATATAAAACAACATGTTATCATTGCACAAGTATATGATGCTTTCATCGCTTCAGAAGTAAAGTTAACGTTAATGGAAAAATACCCAGATGACTACCCTGTCTATATTGTTACTGCAGCGGGGAGTATGGAAGAAAAGGTAACAAAGCTTCCGTTATATGAACTCGATCACAATATCAAGATCAATAACTTAACTTCGCTATATGTTCCACCCATTGATGATGAGGAATTATTATATAAAGAATTCCGCTCACTACGCCAAATTATTGCTGAATTGCGTGGACCAAATGGTTGTCCTTGGGATCAAAAACAAACACATCAATCATTGAAAAGATATTTAATTGAAGAATCATATGAGCTGATCCATGCTATTGATCAAGATGATATTGATAATATGATTGAGGAGTTAGGAGATGTATTGCTTCAGGTGATGCTTCACGCTCAAATAGGTGAAGATGATGGAATGTTTTCAATTGATGATGTGATTGAAAGTATATCAGCCAAAATGGTGAGAAGACATCCACATGTTTTTGGAGACCTTGAAGTGAGTAATGCGGATGAAGTTGTAAAGAATTGGGCTATCATTAAAGAGAGGGAGAAAGGAAGCACCGAAACATCGATCTTGGATAAAGTAATAAAAGGACAACCCGCCATCATGGTCGCACATGAGTATCAAAAAGCTTGTTCGAAAGTAGGATTTGATTGGGATCACGTTCAAGGCGCCTTAGATAAAGTATTGGAGGAATGGCAGGAATTTATTGTAGAAGCCCAAAATGGTCACAAAGAAAATCAAATCATGGAATTTGGAGACGTTCTATTTGCTCTTGTGAATGTTGCGAGATTTTACAACATTCACCCTGAGGAAGCTTTGATCAAGGTGAATCAGAAATTTTACCGAAGATTTTCTTACGTGGAAAAGAGGGTAAAAGAAAGTGGACGAGATTTTAAACAATTTACTTTAGAAGAGATGGATGAATTTTGGAATGAAGCAAAGAAAAAAGGGTTATAG
- the yabP gene encoding sporulation protein YabP → MSQYYETSQKGSGQQDHDVVMRGRKILDITGVKQVESFDNEEFLLETVMGFLAIRGQNLHMKNLDVDKGIVSIKGRIFDLVYLDEQHGEKAKGFFSKLFR, encoded by the coding sequence GTGAGTCAATATTATGAAACAAGTCAAAAAGGGTCTGGCCAACAAGATCATGATGTGGTTATGAGAGGGAGAAAAATCCTGGATATTACGGGAGTCAAGCAGGTCGAAAGTTTTGATAATGAAGAATTTCTCCTTGAAACAGTTATGGGATTTTTAGCGATACGGGGACAAAACCTACACATGAAAAATTTAGATGTCGACAAAGGAATCGTTTCCATTAAAGGGAGAATATTTGATTTAGTATATTTAGATGAGCAGCATGGGGAGAAGGCTAAAGGGTTCTTTAGCAAGTTATTTAGATGA
- the yabQ gene encoding spore cortex biosynthesis protein YabQ, whose protein sequence is MTLTTQFSTMLAMIAMGGFFGATLDTYNRFLKRSMRKRWIVFIHDLLFWILQGLIIFYVLFHVNYGEVRLYIFLALLCGFAAYQALVKGVYLKLLERIIWLTISFYKMLVGIFIMLIYNPIRGTIRMLIRLIIAVGKGMLSLAKTILNVLLSCIKLLMKPFLWILRIIYGKMPKRFKITVEKNLAKMAGLFIKMKNLIIKYRNRWKK, encoded by the coding sequence ATGACTCTAACGACTCAATTCTCCACGATGCTTGCCATGATCGCAATGGGGGGCTTTTTTGGAGCCACGCTTGATACGTATAATCGATTTCTGAAGAGAAGTATGAGGAAACGATGGATTGTTTTTATTCATGACCTGTTATTCTGGATATTACAAGGGCTGATCATTTTTTATGTGCTGTTCCATGTGAATTATGGGGAAGTACGTTTATATATTTTCCTAGCTTTACTATGTGGCTTTGCAGCTTACCAGGCATTAGTAAAAGGTGTTTATTTGAAATTATTGGAAAGAATTATTTGGCTGACAATATCCTTTTATAAAATGTTAGTAGGTATTTTTATCATGCTTATTTATAACCCAATAAGAGGCACAATTCGCATGCTCATACGTCTCATCATTGCGGTTGGAAAAGGGATGTTGTCTCTTGCCAAGACCATTTTAAATGTATTATTATCGTGTATAAAGTTGCTAATGAAACCATTTTTATGGATATTACGTATAATATATGGTAAAATGCCAAAACGGTTTAAAATAACTGTCGAGAAGAATTTAGCAAAGATGGCAGGACTTTTTATAAAAATGAAGAATCTAATTATTAAATATAGAAATCGCTGGAAAAAGTAA
- a CDS encoding S1 domain-containing RNA-binding protein, protein MSIEVGSKLQGKVTGITNFGAFVELPEGSTGLVHISEVADNYVKDINDHLKVGDQVEVKVINVEKDGKIGLSIRKAKDQPRQSRPHSQRPRHKGNDQRNNKENFEQKMARFLKESEDRLSSLKRHTESRRGGRGARRG, encoded by the coding sequence ATGTCAATCGAAGTAGGCAGCAAGTTACAGGGAAAAGTAACAGGAATCACTAATTTTGGAGCGTTTGTTGAACTACCTGAAGGCTCAACAGGATTGGTTCATATCAGCGAGGTTGCTGACAATTATGTGAAAGACATTAATGATCATTTAAAAGTTGGCGACCAAGTTGAAGTTAAAGTCATCAATGTGGAAAAGGATGGAAAGATCGGTCTGTCTATCCGTAAAGCGAAGGATCAACCACGTCAATCCAGACCACACTCACAGCGCCCACGTCATAAAGGAAATGACCAACGTAACAACAAAGAAAATTTTGAACAAAAAATGGCACGTTTCCTTAAGGAAAGCGAAGATCGTTTATCATCTTTAAAGCGTCATACTGAATCTAGACGTGGTGGTAGAGGTGCTAGAAGAGGCTAA
- the spoVT gene encoding stage V sporulation protein T, which produces MKATGIVRRIDDLGRVVIPKEIRRTLRIREGDPLEIFVDRDGEVILKKYSPISELSDFAKEYAEALFDSLGSPVLICDRDEVIAVAGVSKKEYLNKNISESVEKTLEERTSILHTQQGKMALIDGMEEELHSYTNAPIIANGDPIGGVIIFSNERSIGEVEQKAVETAASFLARQMES; this is translated from the coding sequence ATGAAAGCAACAGGTATAGTTCGTCGTATTGATGATTTAGGACGAGTAGTTATCCCTAAAGAAATTCGTAGAACCTTAAGAATTCGCGAAGGAGACCCATTAGAGATTTTCGTTGATCGTGACGGTGAAGTGATCTTAAAAAAATATTCACCTATCAGTGAGCTTAGTGACTTTGCAAAAGAATATGCAGAAGCACTATTTGATAGTTTGGGAAGTCCTGTTCTTATTTGTGATCGCGATGAGGTCATTGCAGTTGCGGGGGTATCCAAAAAGGAATATTTAAATAAAAACATAAGCGAATCTGTTGAAAAAACATTAGAAGAAAGAACATCTATCTTACACACTCAACAAGGGAAAATGGCTTTGATTGATGGGATGGAGGAAGAACTACATTCTTACACAAATGCACCGATCATTGCAAACGGAGACCCAATTGGGGGCGTCATCATTTTCTCCAACGAGCGATCCATTGGTGAGGTAGAACAAAAAGCAGTCGAAACGGCGGCAAGCTTCCTTGCTAGACAAATGGAATCATAA
- a CDS encoding FtsB family cell division protein, translated as MGVLKKKKVTTLNNPYIHYQEKKEKLNAEHKKKLVRRLSIFGTLALMVIGVMVSTLISQHSRLEAKKQEEVRLEKSLAKYKQQETLLNEELTKLNDEEYIAKLARKDYFLSGKGEVIFNIPESKNKAKKDKESSY; from the coding sequence ATGGGTGTTTTGAAAAAGAAAAAAGTGACAACTTTAAATAATCCTTATATTCATTATCAAGAAAAAAAAGAGAAATTAAATGCTGAACATAAAAAGAAACTTGTTAGGCGGTTGTCAATTTTCGGAACCTTGGCATTAATGGTAATCGGTGTTATGGTTTCGACACTCATTTCCCAACATTCCCGTTTAGAGGCAAAAAAACAAGAAGAAGTAAGGCTTGAGAAATCGCTTGCTAAGTATAAGCAACAAGAGACTTTACTGAATGAAGAGTTAACAAAACTTAATGACGAAGAATACATTGCGAAGTTAGCACGCAAAGATTATTTCTTATCTGGCAAGGGGGAAGTTATTTTTAATATTCCTGAATCGAAGAACAAGGCGAAGAAAGATAAGGAGTCGTCATATTGA
- a CDS encoding RNA-binding S4 domain-containing protein encodes MRLDKYLKVSRLIKRRTLAKEVADQGRITINGAVAKASSNVKTGDELVIRLGQRITTLRVEQLQESTRKEDATQMFTILKEEKIS; translated from the coding sequence ATGAGATTGGATAAGTATCTAAAGGTTTCAAGGTTAATCAAAAGAAGAACGTTAGCGAAGGAGGTCGCTGATCAAGGAAGGATTACGATAAATGGTGCGGTGGCAAAAGCGAGTTCTAATGTAAAAACAGGAGATGAACTTGTGATCCGTTTAGGACAAAGAATAACGACTTTAAGAGTGGAGCAACTTCAAGAAAGTACACGGAAAGAAGATGCGACACAAATGTTTACGATTTTAAAAGAAGAAAAAATATCCTAA